One Mycolicibacterium sarraceniae genomic window carries:
- a CDS encoding type I polyketide synthase, which produces MALTEHPTQQPPRFAIVGYAARFPGAADAEQYWDLLQGGRDAVTEVPRDRWDVEEFFDPDPDAPGKIVTRRAGFVDDVCGFDAPFFGVSAREANVMDPQHRLLLETAWRAVEHSGTAPTTLANTRTGVFIGLATHDFLGMASDALTYPEIEAYLAIGTSSAAAAGRISYRLGLHGPAVTVDTACSSSLVAIHQACQALRLGECDLALAGGVNVILSPATMITFSHSRMLAADGRCKTFDAAADGYVRGEGCGVIAIKRLEDAIRDGDHIRAVIRGSAVNQDGASGGLTVPNGVAQQRVIGAALASAGLAPSDIGYLEAHGTGTSLGDPIEVQAAAATLGKGRDADQPLLIGSAKTNIGHLEAAAGVAGVLKVVLSLEHQELPKHLNFRNPSPHIPWDRIPVRVVEESVAWERSEKPRIAGISSFGFSGTNAHVILEEAPLATPATPAPAADDRRFMVLPLSARTPAALVQNAEHYRSWLSEHPEATLADVCLTAGAGRAHFEHRAALVVNSLESARELLGALADDLPAPGLVRGDSVDTPKTAWLFPGQGSQYAGMTQELFETEPVFAETMTRCAEAVADVLDKPLLDIIFDLDGTEELKQTRHAQPALFAVEMSLARLWQARGFEPDVVLGHSVGQYSAACVAGVFSLEDGARLLAERGRLFGDLPAGGRMAAIFADPDRVERLTDEYPRLSVAAYNGANTVLSGPAADLEQAVATLSDDGARCDWLDTSHAFHSSLLDPALDAFESYANEFTFGSPQRILICNRTGATLGRNATLDGTYWRRHARQPVQFAKSVATLAELGCTLLLEVGPQPVLTAAALRAWPDPATAPKAVPSLRRNGADHRQVTEALAGAYVAGHLPDFGALIAEPAHKVDLPTYPFQHRQYWFTAKQNQTAAADTARTEAVQLLEDGRIEELAALLDAAGTSLTTADVLNKLAAQHNRQRSAQSIADIRYEIRWERSTNSSPAEIGEGAAWLLIGDDAASMQPVIDALTSNGHRHRILGLPVSDADEERLVDELRTAVHDEPGLRILHIAALESDGATSMRSLLRMQHRVLGGTQRLFRAAAAAELRTPIWVTTHGAQHVTGDDTVAPEQSSLWGFCRAAALEYPQVWGGLIDLSSRSADEWSRLIKQVVTASSGEDQIALRGDTVHVPRLIRRTGQPNSTPLELRSDATYLVTGGLGALGLEIAGYLAAHGARQLVLTSRRAPGEAAQRRIEILREQHGCTVRVIAADVADPHDVARLLATVQAELPRLAGIVHAAGENDTTPLSSLESTDIDRVFSGKVWGAWNLSEASADLQLDFLLSTSSISSVWGSYGQSAYSAANAFLDGLTWHLRERGIPGISVNFGPWSAGMADQDARTQLDRRGIRTLSPSDALAGMAEVMASAGSQGPSQAVVARIDWARFLPIYLQAGRRALLAEVGREVPESVAATAPASGTTRLVEQLTAAPVQQRKKLVLDYLRNTVAEVTRTDASEIREEAGFFDLGMDSLMAVELRRRLEQAVGKELPVTLAMDFPRLTDVADHLLSDVLNLNERAGSQLAAQPTSLATSATDEPIAIIAVACRFPGSPDVDAYWDVLSGGVDAISEIPEDRFDVDEFYDPDQQMPGKIYTRSGGYLDSVDGFDPEFFGISPREAVWIDPQQRLMLEIAWEGLERAGYAPSALRGSRTGVFVGVGANEYSHLLSGESVENLEAHFITGNALNAIAGRVAFTLGLEGPAMAVDTACSSSLVAVHQASQALHSGDCDMALAGGVNVLLSPASIVAASRARMLAPDGRCKTFDAAADGYARGEGCGILVLKRLCDAQRDGDRVCAVIRSSAVNQDGASSGLTVPNGVAQQRLITAALTRAGLTGADVDYLEAHGTGTPLGDPIEVQAAAAVYGAGRDPNRPLLMGTAKTNIGHLESAAGVAGLVKVVLSLQHELLPQNLHFQNPSPHIPWDSLPVRVVDTATPWHTDGRPRRAGVSSFGFTGTNAHVLIEEAPQPLGTDADEIADESGDTATTVETVREPLSLLPLSARSAQGLVALAQRYSTWLDAHPDAPLADVCFTAGAGRSHFEHRAAVVATSSHEAKLLLDDLVANRLRPGVLRGECTDPPTTAWFFPGQGSQYPGMARELFDTEPVFDDTMRRCAQAVDPMLPRPLLEVLFSSDREAVETLRHTSFAQPAIFAVEMGLARLWQSWGIEPDVVLGHSVGQYAAACVAGVFSLEDGATLIAERGRLFGSLPAGGRMVAVFADPEYVERAATAFPRVSVGAYNGRNTVLSGPGEDLEQIVATCSEDGTRCTWLETSHAFHSELLDPVLDEFESFAKQFDYAVPSRPLVCNRTGAMLTSETPIDAQYWRRHSRQPVQFTESVRTVAALGCSVVMEIGPQPILTAAALQIWPESSATPRAIVSLRKGSNAQRQITEALAATYICGHRPDFAAKHHTPGQRLELPTYPFQRRRYWPKTSGIRADGTAASGILGSAKDLASGDTVYTTVLSVKTQPWLAHHVIYGTVVVPGATYAAMALASAGAPARVKEVFFYEPIILPEKASREVQLTLHPIDDGWKFQVHSRPYGVRDAEWSLNSDGTLLSGTDPEAGSPQNTQSPDEATEQMNRTRPQELFDIFHDMELAWGPIWSTSLKSLWVGEGEAIGDISVGEELGEHLGSEPIHPVLLDLCTGVAFPAFPATLAAEQGLTDLFLPLRYGQVHVQDKMPRRFYCRARWHTNALNNETQVFDLDFVDRDGRVLGGISEFTVKRAPREALLRGLGGDSTRLLYTLGWQEIAAPVAEDADNSTAKGTWLIAGFDTLATELPGAVTVDDVHDPQSWQRVFAEAAERAAPVTGIVWRSSGQAATDGSTDELAVRLEAEIATLLGAAQTGVTEGLRDGLWIVTERAVATEPGEPVDPVQAALWGFGRTLIAEQPTLRVRLVDGDATDESLSWLAGALGTAVVEPEMAVRQGRFLVSRLLHWARNGQLPMPRSDDYALAPTERGAIDNLRLTEAEVEPPKANEVQVRIEAAGLNFRDVLNVLGLYPGDPGPIGGDLCGVVTELGSEVTGFEVGQRVFGSMQGAFASRLNVPAPLLATVPDGISAVDAATIPAAALTVRLAFDWAELKPGDKVLIHAASGGVGLAAVQMARAHGATVFATASKYKRQTLRQMGVEYVYDSRSTDFADQILADTGGKGVDVVLNSLTNEGFVEATVRATATGGRFAEIAKRDIWTTEQMAALRPDIAYEIVALDVTMMTDPDHIQRLMVEVSDGLAKGEWTPVPAEVYPLTEARTAFRRMQQARHIGKIVVQMPKPLQPRGDRSYLITGGLGALGLHTASYLAQLGAGDIVLTSRRAPDAETQQAIDAITERFQHCRVHVFSADIGEESDVAGLLEKIRAELPPLAGVAHLAGVLDDALLPQQDLEHFRTTLGPKAYGAYHLHRLTKDDELEFFILFSSASAVLGSPSQANYATANALLDGLVAQRRSHSLPATAVNFGPWGEGGMASSQAALANLSAQGMMPLQPSAALSALGEAIRHGAAQTTVLKANWQRTAKMLGGIRPPLLDQVLPRGDGAVTGDSELLRQLQETPVAQRAAFITEFLQREVQGFLRLAQPPAAGSRFLDLGTDSLMAVELRNRLFGQFGGKFDISPTAVFDYPTLGELAEHLVSQLPDSDAPSGEPDSAAAGEPEVAVPAAADSNVES; this is translated from the coding sequence ATGGCATTAACCGAACATCCGACGCAGCAGCCACCCCGCTTCGCGATCGTCGGGTACGCGGCCCGCTTCCCCGGAGCCGCGGACGCAGAACAGTACTGGGACCTTCTGCAGGGCGGCCGGGATGCGGTCACCGAGGTGCCTCGAGACCGATGGGACGTCGAGGAATTCTTCGATCCGGACCCAGACGCTCCCGGCAAGATCGTCACCCGGCGCGCCGGGTTCGTCGACGACGTCTGCGGCTTCGACGCACCGTTCTTCGGAGTATCGGCCCGCGAAGCCAACGTGATGGATCCACAGCATCGACTGCTGCTGGAGACCGCGTGGCGCGCTGTCGAACATAGCGGTACCGCGCCAACGACTTTGGCGAACACCCGCACCGGCGTTTTCATCGGTTTGGCCACCCATGACTTCCTGGGGATGGCATCAGACGCCCTGACCTACCCCGAGATCGAGGCCTATCTGGCGATCGGCACATCCAGCGCGGCGGCAGCCGGCCGGATCAGCTATCGGCTGGGACTACACGGCCCCGCGGTCACCGTCGACACCGCGTGCAGCTCGTCGCTGGTGGCGATCCACCAGGCCTGCCAAGCGCTGCGGCTGGGCGAATGCGACCTCGCGCTGGCCGGCGGGGTGAACGTCATTCTCAGCCCAGCCACCATGATCACCTTCTCGCACTCCCGGATGCTGGCGGCTGACGGCCGCTGCAAGACGTTCGACGCGGCAGCCGACGGCTACGTGCGCGGTGAGGGCTGCGGCGTGATCGCCATCAAGCGGCTCGAAGACGCGATCCGCGACGGTGACCACATCCGGGCCGTGATCCGCGGTAGCGCGGTCAATCAGGACGGCGCATCGGGAGGTCTCACCGTGCCGAACGGGGTCGCCCAACAGCGGGTGATCGGTGCGGCGCTGGCATCGGCGGGGCTGGCCCCCAGCGATATCGGCTACCTGGAAGCGCACGGCACCGGCACCTCGCTGGGCGATCCCATCGAGGTCCAGGCCGCAGCTGCCACCCTGGGCAAAGGCCGCGACGCAGACCAGCCGCTGCTGATCGGTTCGGCGAAGACGAACATCGGCCACCTGGAAGCCGCCGCGGGCGTCGCCGGTGTCCTCAAGGTGGTCTTGTCCCTGGAGCATCAGGAGCTGCCCAAGCACCTGAACTTCCGCAATCCGTCACCGCACATTCCCTGGGATCGGATCCCCGTGCGCGTCGTCGAGGAGTCGGTGGCCTGGGAACGCTCCGAGAAGCCCCGTATCGCGGGCATCAGCTCGTTCGGTTTCTCCGGCACCAACGCACACGTCATCCTCGAAGAGGCACCACTGGCAACACCGGCTACCCCCGCGCCCGCGGCCGATGACCGCCGGTTCATGGTCCTTCCGCTGTCCGCTCGCACCCCGGCCGCCCTGGTCCAGAACGCCGAGCACTACCGCAGCTGGCTGAGCGAACATCCGGAAGCCACCTTGGCCGACGTGTGCCTGACGGCCGGCGCCGGCCGCGCGCACTTCGAGCACCGGGCCGCCCTGGTGGTCAATTCCCTCGAGTCCGCCCGTGAATTGCTTGGGGCCCTGGCTGACGACCTCCCGGCGCCTGGGCTGGTGCGCGGCGACAGCGTGGACACGCCGAAGACGGCGTGGCTGTTCCCCGGACAGGGCAGCCAGTACGCCGGTATGACCCAAGAGCTCTTCGAAACTGAACCGGTGTTCGCCGAGACGATGACCCGGTGCGCCGAGGCCGTGGCCGATGTGCTCGATAAACCGTTGCTGGACATCATCTTTGATCTTGACGGCACCGAGGAGCTGAAGCAGACGCGGCATGCCCAGCCCGCGCTGTTCGCGGTGGAGATGAGCCTGGCCCGGCTGTGGCAGGCGCGTGGCTTCGAACCCGATGTGGTGCTCGGACACAGCGTCGGCCAATATTCGGCGGCTTGTGTCGCAGGCGTATTCAGCCTCGAAGACGGCGCGCGATTGCTCGCCGAGCGGGGGCGGCTCTTCGGAGATTTGCCCGCAGGCGGGCGGATGGCGGCAATCTTCGCCGACCCGGACCGCGTCGAACGCCTCACCGACGAATACCCCCGTCTGTCGGTGGCCGCCTACAACGGTGCCAACACCGTGCTGTCCGGACCCGCCGCCGACCTGGAGCAGGCGGTTGCCACGCTGTCCGATGACGGGGCCCGCTGCGACTGGCTCGACACCAGCCACGCGTTCCACTCGTCACTGCTGGATCCGGCTCTCGACGCTTTCGAGTCTTATGCGAACGAGTTCACATTCGGTTCACCGCAGCGGATTCTGATCTGCAACCGGACGGGCGCCACGCTGGGGCGCAACGCCACCCTGGACGGCACCTACTGGCGCCGCCACGCGCGTCAGCCGGTCCAATTCGCGAAAAGTGTTGCGACACTTGCTGAACTTGGCTGCACACTGCTGCTCGAGGTAGGCCCGCAGCCGGTGCTCACCGCCGCGGCCCTGCGCGCCTGGCCGGACCCGGCGACCGCACCCAAGGCTGTCCCGTCGCTGCGTCGCAATGGTGCCGACCACCGCCAGGTCACCGAGGCCCTGGCGGGAGCCTACGTAGCCGGACATCTGCCCGACTTCGGTGCGCTGATAGCCGAGCCCGCGCACAAAGTCGATCTGCCGACCTATCCCTTCCAGCATCGCCAGTACTGGTTCACCGCCAAACAAAACCAGACGGCCGCCGCTGACACGGCGCGCACCGAAGCGGTCCAACTGCTCGAGGACGGCCGCATCGAGGAACTCGCTGCCCTGCTCGATGCGGCAGGCACCAGTCTGACAACCGCCGATGTGCTCAACAAGCTTGCGGCCCAACATAACCGGCAGCGAAGCGCACAATCGATCGCTGACATCCGCTATGAGATCCGCTGGGAGCGGTCCACGAACTCCTCCCCCGCCGAGATCGGCGAGGGAGCCGCGTGGCTGCTCATCGGCGATGACGCCGCCTCGATGCAGCCTGTGATCGATGCGCTGACCTCCAATGGCCACCGGCACCGCATCCTCGGACTGCCGGTGTCCGACGCCGACGAGGAACGCCTGGTCGATGAATTACGCACTGCGGTACACGACGAGCCGGGACTGCGGATCCTGCATATCGCCGCGCTGGAGTCCGACGGCGCGACGTCGATGCGCTCGCTGCTACGCATGCAACACCGTGTCCTGGGTGGCACCCAGCGACTGTTCCGCGCCGCGGCCGCTGCTGAACTACGCACCCCGATCTGGGTGACAACCCATGGTGCGCAACATGTTACCGGCGATGACACGGTTGCACCCGAGCAGAGCAGCCTGTGGGGATTCTGCCGCGCCGCCGCGCTGGAGTATCCGCAGGTGTGGGGCGGCCTCATCGACCTGTCCAGCCGTAGCGCTGACGAGTGGTCACGGTTGATCAAGCAGGTCGTCACGGCCTCATCTGGCGAAGACCAGATCGCCCTTCGCGGCGACACCGTGCACGTTCCCCGGCTGATCCGTCGCACCGGCCAGCCGAACTCGACACCGCTGGAACTGCGTTCCGACGCAACATATCTGGTGACCGGCGGCCTGGGAGCGCTCGGCCTGGAGATCGCCGGGTACCTGGCCGCGCACGGCGCCCGCCAGCTGGTGCTCACCAGTCGGCGCGCACCGGGCGAGGCCGCGCAACGTCGCATCGAGATTCTCCGCGAGCAGCACGGCTGCACCGTCCGGGTGATCGCCGCCGACGTCGCCGATCCGCACGATGTCGCACGCCTGCTCGCCACGGTGCAGGCCGAACTTCCCCGGCTGGCCGGTATCGTACACGCCGCCGGCGAGAACGACACCACCCCGCTGAGCTCTCTCGAAAGCACCGACATTGATCGGGTGTTCTCTGGGAAGGTCTGGGGCGCTTGGAATCTGAGCGAGGCAAGCGCAGACCTACAGCTGGATTTCTTATTGTCCACCTCATCGATCTCCTCGGTGTGGGGCAGCTACGGCCAGAGCGCCTACAGCGCGGCGAACGCCTTCCTCGACGGATTGACCTGGCACCTGCGCGAGCGGGGCATTCCCGGTATCAGCGTCAACTTCGGCCCGTGGTCGGCGGGCATGGCCGACCAGGACGCCCGGACCCAGCTGGACCGGCGCGGCATCCGCACCCTGTCGCCGTCGGACGCACTGGCCGGGATGGCCGAGGTCATGGCTTCCGCCGGTTCGCAGGGACCCTCACAGGCCGTGGTCGCACGGATCGACTGGGCCCGGTTCTTGCCGATCTACCTGCAGGCCGGCCGGCGTGCCCTACTGGCCGAGGTGGGCCGTGAGGTGCCCGAATCGGTGGCCGCGACAGCGCCGGCATCCGGGACAACCCGGCTTGTCGAACAGCTCACCGCGGCACCGGTGCAGCAGCGCAAGAAACTCGTCCTGGACTACTTGCGCAACACCGTCGCGGAAGTGACCCGCACCGACGCGTCGGAGATCCGCGAAGAAGCCGGGTTCTTCGACCTTGGCATGGATTCGCTGATGGCCGTGGAACTGCGCCGCCGCCTGGAGCAGGCGGTCGGTAAAGAACTGCCGGTCACCCTGGCGATGGACTTCCCGCGGCTGACCGATGTGGCCGACCACCTGTTGTCCGATGTGCTCAACCTCAACGAACGGGCCGGCAGTCAGCTTGCGGCCCAGCCGACCTCGCTGGCAACCTCGGCGACCGATGAGCCGATCGCCATCATCGCGGTGGCGTGCCGGTTCCCCGGCTCACCCGATGTCGACGCCTATTGGGATGTGCTGTCCGGCGGGGTGGATGCGATCAGTGAGATCCCCGAGGACCGCTTCGACGTCGACGAGTTCTACGACCCCGATCAGCAGATGCCGGGCAAGATCTACACCCGCAGCGGCGGATACCTGGACAGCGTCGATGGGTTCGACCCGGAGTTCTTCGGCATATCGCCGCGCGAGGCCGTCTGGATTGATCCGCAGCAGCGCCTGATGCTCGAAATCGCCTGGGAGGGTTTGGAACGCGCCGGATACGCGCCGTCTGCCCTGCGCGGCAGCCGAACCGGCGTGTTCGTCGGCGTCGGCGCGAACGAATATTCGCATCTGCTCTCCGGCGAATCGGTCGAGAACCTCGAAGCGCATTTCATCACCGGCAACGCGCTCAACGCCATTGCCGGCCGAGTGGCCTTCACTCTCGGCCTGGAAGGCCCCGCGATGGCGGTGGACACCGCCTGCAGCTCGTCGCTGGTAGCGGTCCATCAAGCCTCCCAGGCTCTGCACTCGGGTGATTGCGACATGGCCCTGGCCGGTGGTGTCAACGTCCTGCTCAGCCCGGCGTCCATCGTCGCCGCATCCCGCGCGCGGATGCTGGCCCCCGACGGTCGATGCAAGACCTTCGACGCGGCCGCCGACGGCTACGCGCGCGGTGAGGGTTGCGGCATCCTGGTACTCAAGCGGCTCTGCGACGCGCAACGCGACGGTGACCGGGTCTGCGCGGTCATCCGCAGCAGCGCGGTCAACCAGGATGGCGCTTCCAGCGGTTTGACGGTGCCCAATGGTGTTGCGCAACAGCGGCTTATCACCGCGGCGCTGACTCGTGCCGGCCTCACTGGCGCGGACGTCGACTATCTCGAAGCGCATGGCACCGGTACTCCACTGGGTGATCCGATCGAGGTGCAGGCGGCCGCGGCGGTCTACGGCGCAGGCCGCGACCCGAACCGGCCGCTGCTGATGGGAACGGCCAAGACCAACATCGGGCACCTCGAGTCCGCCGCTGGCGTAGCGGGGCTGGTCAAGGTCGTGTTGTCGTTGCAGCACGAACTGCTCCCGCAGAACCTGCACTTCCAGAACCCGTCACCGCACATACCATGGGACTCGCTGCCGGTGCGGGTGGTGGACACGGCGACGCCGTGGCACACCGACGGCCGGCCGCGACGCGCAGGCGTCAGCTCGTTCGGCTTCACCGGAACCAACGCACACGTGCTGATCGAAGAGGCGCCGCAACCGCTGGGAACCGACGCCGACGAAATAGCCGACGAATCCGGCGATACCGCAACCACAGTCGAGACCGTCCGCGAACCGTTGAGCCTGTTGCCGCTATCGGCACGCTCCGCGCAAGGCCTGGTCGCGCTGGCGCAGCGCTACTCCACCTGGCTGGACGCCCATCCGGACGCTCCGCTGGCCGATGTGTGTTTCACCGCAGGAGCCGGACGGTCCCACTTCGAGCACCGGGCCGCGGTGGTCGCGACGTCCAGCCACGAAGCCAAGCTGCTACTGGACGATCTGGTGGCGAACCGGCTGCGCCCGGGCGTGCTACGAGGCGAATGCACCGACCCGCCGACAACGGCCTGGTTCTTCCCCGGACAGGGCAGCCAGTATCCGGGTATGGCGCGCGAATTGTTCGACACTGAACCGGTATTCGACGACACGATGCGTCGTTGCGCGCAAGCAGTTGACCCGATGCTGCCCCGGCCGCTGCTGGAGGTCTTGTTCTCCAGCGACCGCGAGGCCGTTGAAACGCTGCGACACACCTCGTTTGCCCAGCCGGCGATCTTCGCCGTCGAGATGGGGCTGGCCCGACTCTGGCAGTCCTGGGGGATCGAGCCGGACGTGGTGCTGGGGCACAGCGTGGGCCAGTACGCCGCTGCATGCGTGGCCGGCGTGTTCAGCCTGGAGGACGGTGCCACGTTGATCGCCGAACGCGGTCGGCTCTTCGGCAGCCTTCCCGCCGGTGGCCGGATGGTGGCGGTATTCGCCGATCCGGAATACGTGGAACGGGCGGCGACGGCCTTCCCGCGAGTTTCGGTCGGCGCCTATAACGGCCGCAACACGGTGCTGTCAGGCCCGGGTGAGGATCTGGAACAGATCGTCGCCACCTGCAGCGAGGATGGCACCCGCTGCACCTGGTTGGAGACCAGCCACGCCTTCCATTCGGAGTTGCTGGATCCGGTCCTGGACGAATTCGAGTCGTTCGCAAAGCAATTCGATTACGCCGTGCCCTCACGGCCCCTGGTCTGCAACCGGACCGGCGCCATGCTCACCAGCGAGACGCCGATCGACGCACAGTATTGGCGCCGGCATTCTCGCCAGCCCGTCCAGTTCACCGAAAGTGTGCGCACGGTTGCCGCGCTGGGATGCTCGGTAGTGATGGAGATCGGTCCCCAGCCGATCCTGACCGCGGCTGCCTTGCAGATCTGGCCGGAGTCGTCGGCCACCCCGCGCGCGATCGTGTCACTGCGCAAGGGTTCCAACGCTCAGCGTCAGATCACCGAAGCCCTTGCCGCGACGTACATCTGTGGGCACCGGCCGGACTTCGCCGCGAAACACCACACCCCGGGCCAGCGGCTTGAGCTGCCCACCTACCCGTTCCAGCGCCGTCGGTACTGGCCCAAGACCTCGGGGATCCGGGCCGACGGTACGGCCGCGTCGGGCATCCTGGGCAGCGCCAAGGATCTCGCATCCGGGGACACCGTCTACACCACCGTGCTATCGGTCAAGACGCAGCCGTGGCTGGCCCACCACGTCATCTACGGCACGGTGGTGGTACCCGGCGCGACCTATGCGGCGATGGCACTGGCCTCGGCCGGCGCACCGGCGCGGGTGAAGGAAGTCTTCTTCTACGAGCCGATCATCTTGCCGGAGAAGGCATCCCGCGAGGTTCAGCTCACCTTGCATCCGATCGATGACGGCTGGAAATTCCAGGTGCACAGCCGGCCCTACGGTGTCCGCGATGCCGAGTGGTCGCTGAACTCCGACGGAACCCTGCTGTCTGGCACCGATCCCGAAGCGGGATCGCCGCAGAACACGCAGTCGCCGGACGAGGCGACCGAGCAGATGAACCGCACCCGCCCTCAGGAACTGTTCGACATCTTCCACGATATGGAATTGGCCTGGGGCCCAATCTGGTCCACCTCGCTGAAATCGTTGTGGGTTGGCGAGGGTGAGGCGATCGGTGATATCTCCGTCGGCGAGGAACTCGGAGAACACCTGGGCAGCGAGCCGATCCACCCGGTGTTGCTCGACTTGTGCACCGGCGTGGCGTTCCCGGCCTTCCCGGCGACACTCGCCGCCGAACAGGGATTGACCGATCTGTTCCTGCCGCTGCGGTATGGGCAGGTCCACGTGCAGGACAAGATGCCGCGGCGGTTCTACTGCCGGGCCCGTTGGCATACCAACGCGCTCAACAACGAAACCCAAGTCTTCGACCTCGATTTCGTGGACCGCGACGGGCGTGTGCTGGGCGGGATCAGCGAGTTCACCGTCAAGCGCGCCCCGCGGGAGGCGCTGCTGCGCGGCCTGGGCGGTGACTCGACCCGGTTGCTGTACACCCTGGGCTGGCAAGAGATCGCGGCCCCCGTGGCCGAAGACGCCGACAACAGCACGGCCAAGGGCACCTGGCTGATCGCCGGTTTCGACACGCTGGCCACCGAGCTACCCGGCGCTGTCACGGTCGACGATGTGCACGACCCACAGTCCTGGCAGCGGGTGTTCGCCGAGGCTGCCGAGCGCGCCGCGCCGGTTACCGGAATCGTTTGGCGCAGTTCCGGACAGGCAGCAACTGATGGCTCCACAGACGAGCTCGCCGTCCGGTTGGAGGCCGAGATCGCGACCCTGCTCGGCGCCGCGCAGACCGGGGTGACCGAGGGCCTGCGCGACGGATTGTGGATCGTCACCGAGCGTGCCGTCGCCACCGAGCCCGGTGAGCCGGTGGACCCGGTGCAGGCCGCGCTGTGGGGATTCGGCCGCACCCTGATCGCCGAACAGCCGACACTGCGGGTCCGGTTGGTCGACGGGGACGCCACCGATGAGTCACTGAGCTGGCTGGCCGGTGCACTCGGCACAGCCGTCGTCGAGCCCGAAATGGCAGTGCGCCAAGGACGTTTCCTGGTGTCGCGGCTGCTGCACTGGGCCCGTAACGGCCAGTTGCCGATGCCGCGAAGCGACGACTACGCCCTGGCGCCCACCGAGCGCGGTGCGATCGACAACCTGCGTCTCACCGAGGCAGAGGTGGAACCGCCGAAGGCTAACGAGGTACAGGTCCGGATCGAGGCCGCCGGCCTCAACTTCCGTGACGTGCTCAACGTGCTCGGCCTCTACCCGGGCGATCCGGGCCCGATCGGTGGCGACCTGTGCGGTGTCGTGACCGAATTGGGCTCCGAGGTCACCGGCTTCGAGGTCGGTCAGCGGGTGTTCGGCTCCATGCAGGGGGCGTTCGCCAGCCGGCTGAATGTTCCCGCGCCGCTGCTCGCGACGGTGCCGGACGGAATCAGCGCAGTCGACGCGGCGACCATTCCCGCTGCGGCACTGACGGTCCGGCTCGCGTTCGACTGGGCCGAGCTCAAGCCCGGCGACAAGGTGCTCATCCACGCCGCCAGCGGTGGGGTGGGGTTGGCTGCGGTGCAGATGGCTCGGGCGCACGGTGCGACCGTGTTCGCCACCGCCAGCAAGTACAAGCGCCAAACTCTGCGTCAGATGGGGGTGGAGTACGTCTACGACTCGCGGTCAACGGATTTCGCAGATCAGATCCTTGCGGATACCGGCGGCAAGGGTGTTGACGTGGTACTCAACTCCCTAACCAACGAGGGCTTCGTCGAGGCCACCGTGCGAGCCACCGCCACGGGCGGCCGGTTCGCCGAGATCGCCAAGCGCGATATCTGGACGACTGAGCAGATGGCTGCGCTTCGTCCCGATATCGCCTACGAGATCGTCGCGCTGGACGTGACGATGATGACCGATCCCGACCACATCCAGAGGCTGATGGTCGAGGTGTCCGACGGGTTGGCCAAGGGTGAGTGGACGCCGGTGCCTGCCGAGGTCTATCCGCTGACCGAGGCCAGGACCGCCTTCCGCCGCATGCAGCAGGCCCGGCACATCGGCAAGATCGTGGTGCAGATGCCCAAACCGCTGCAGCCGCGCGGCGATCGGAGCTACCTGATCACCGGTGGCCTCGGCGCGCTCGGCCTGCACACGGCGTCGTATCTGGCCCAACTCGGGGCCGGTGACATCGTGCTGACCAGCCGTCGCGCTCCCGATGCCGAGACCCAGCAGGCCATCGACGCCATCACCGAACGGTTCCAACACTGCCGGGTCCACGTCTTCTCCGCCGATATCGGTGAGGAGTCCGACGTCGCCGGACTGTTGGAGAAGATCAGGGCCGAGCTGCCGCCGCTCGCGGGGGTTGCGCACCTGGCCGGCGTGCTCGACGATGCGCTGCTACCGCAGCAAGACCTCGAGCACTTCCGGACTACCCTGGGCCCCAAGGCTTATGGCGCCTACCACCTGCACCGGTTGACCAAAGATGACGAGCTCGAGTTCTTCATCCTCTTCTCGTCGGCGTCGGCGGTGCTCGGATCGCCCTCGCAAGCGAACTACGCCACTGCCAATGCGCTGCTGGACGGGCTCGTCGCGCAGCGCCGGTCGCACAGTTTGCCGGCCACCGCCGTCAACTTCGGCCCGTGGGGCGAGGGCGGTATGGCCAGCTCGCAAGCCGCGCTGGCCAATCTCAGCGCACAGGGCATGATGCCCCTACAGCCGTCGGCGGCCTTGTCCGCACTCGGTGAGGCGATCCGGCACGGCGCGGCGCAGACCACCGTCCTCAAGGCCAACTGGCAGCGGACCGCCAAGATGCTGGGTGGTATCCGCCCGCCGCTTCTCGATCAGGTGTTGCCACGCGGCGATGGAGCTGTCACCGGGGACAGCGAGTTGCTCCGGCAGCTGCAAGAAACGCCGGTGGCGCAGCGGGCCGCGTTCATCACCGAGTTCCTGCAGCGCGAGGTCCAGGGTTTCCTCCGGCTCGCACAACCGCCTGCCGCGGGCAGCCGGTTCCTGGACCTCGGCACAGACTCTCTGATGGCGGTCGAACTGCGTAACCGCTTGTTCGGCCAGTTCGGCGGCAAGTTCGATATCAGCCCGACCGCGGTGTTCGACTACCCGACTCTGGGTGAACTCGCCGAGCATCTGGTCTCGCAGCTTCCGGATTCCGACGCACCGTCGGGTGAGCCGGACTCTGCGGCGGCTGGAGAACCCGAAGTCGCTGTGCCGGCCGCGGCTGATTCCAACGTCGAAAGTTGA